Proteins encoded in a region of the Trueperaceae bacterium genome:
- a CDS encoding adenylate kinase, which yields MASEVLLIMGPPGAGKGTQGARIAERHDLRALSTGDLLRGHVARGTELGTQAKAIMEAGELVPDHLIVDMVRSELDEMDEVRVLLDGFPRTPGQAVSLDALLAEYGAEMTAVIQLEVPQEELVERLVSRAEREGRSDDGEATVRKRMEVYADATRPLLDFYDARDLLVRVDGVGDLDAVTERIEGALA from the coding sequence ATGGCGAGCGAGGTCCTCCTCATCATGGGTCCGCCCGGGGCCGGCAAGGGCACGCAGGGCGCCCGCATCGCCGAGCGCCACGACCTGCGGGCGTTGTCGACCGGCGATCTGCTGCGCGGGCACGTCGCGCGCGGGACCGAGCTGGGGACGCAGGCGAAGGCGATCATGGAGGCGGGCGAGCTGGTGCCCGACCACCTGATCGTCGACATGGTCCGCAGCGAACTCGACGAGATGGACGAGGTCCGCGTCCTCCTCGACGGCTTCCCCCGCACCCCGGGGCAGGCGGTGTCGCTCGACGCGCTCCTCGCGGAGTACGGCGCGGAGATGACCGCCGTGATCCAGCTCGAGGTGCCGCAGGAGGAGCTCGTGGAGCGGCTCGTGAGCCGCGCCGAACGCGAGGGCCGCAGCGACGACGGCGAAGCCACCGTGCGCAAGCGCATGGAGGTCTACGCCGACGCCACCCGGCCGCTGCTCGATTTCTACGACGCGCGCGACCTGTTGGTGCGCGTCGATGGGGTCGGCGACCTCGACGCCGTCACCGAACGCATCGAGGGGGCGCTTGCGTGA
- the map gene encoding type I methionyl aminopeptidase, with protein MILKRPGEIDAMVDAAHINRAALEAVEARLAPGVTTRELNDVAEEVILRSGGSPAFKGYRGFPATLCTSLNEVVVHGIPDDRPLQEGDTVSIDVGTFYKGYAADMAKTYAIGAVSDDVQRLLETTERSLYAGIERAAPGNRLGDVSAAIQDVVEQEGFWVVREFVGHGIGRTFHEPPDVPNFGRAGTGPVLRPGLVLAIEPMVAHSRTAVVVLDDGWTAPTETGVPSAHFEHTVAVTEDGPRILTAKETTTRTGEGVAHGA; from the coding sequence GTGATCCTCAAGCGGCCCGGCGAGATCGACGCGATGGTGGACGCCGCGCACATCAACCGCGCGGCGCTCGAGGCGGTCGAAGCGCGCCTGGCGCCCGGCGTCACCACCCGCGAGTTGAACGACGTGGCCGAAGAGGTTATCCTACGGAGTGGTGGTAGCCCCGCATTCAAGGGCTACCGCGGGTTTCCCGCGACGCTGTGCACCTCCCTCAACGAGGTCGTCGTCCACGGCATACCGGACGACCGCCCGTTGCAGGAGGGGGACACGGTGAGCATCGACGTCGGCACGTTCTACAAGGGGTACGCCGCCGACATGGCGAAGACCTACGCCATCGGCGCCGTCTCCGACGATGTGCAGCGGTTGCTCGAAACGACCGAGCGGTCCCTCTACGCCGGCATCGAACGAGCCGCCCCGGGAAATCGGCTGGGCGACGTGTCCGCGGCCATTCAGGACGTCGTCGAGCAGGAAGGCTTCTGGGTGGTACGGGAGTTCGTGGGGCACGGCATCGGCCGGACCTTCCACGAGCCGCCCGACGTGCCCAACTTCGGCCGCGCCGGCACGGGACCCGTGCTTCGGCCAGGCCTGGTCTTGGCGATCGAACCGATGGTCGCGCACTCGCGCACCGCGGTCGTGGTCCTCGACGACGGATGGACCGCCCCCACCGAAACGGGGGTGCCGTCCGCGCACTTCGAACACACGGTGGCCGTCACCGAGGACGGCCCACGCATTCTGACGGCGAAGGAGACGACGACGCGAACGGGAGAGGGAGTGGCGCATGGCGCGTAG
- the rpmJ gene encoding 50S ribosomal protein L36 → MKVRSSVKKMCASCKVIKRSGRVYVICSNPKHKQRQG, encoded by the coding sequence ATGAAAGTACGGTCCAGCGTCAAGAAGATGTGCGCGAGCTGCAAGGTGATCAAGCGTAGCGGGCGCGTCTACGTCATCTGCTCCAATCCCAAGCACAAGCAGAGGCAGGGGTAA
- the rpsK gene encoding 30S ribosomal protein S11, with protein MATPSKNRKRTKRTLVEGKAFIHASYNNTIITITDPDGNTVTWSSSGSIGYKGSKKGTPYAAQLAAADATRKAQNMGLSTLDIVIRGTGSGREQAIRSIQATGVNVRTIIDDTPTPHNGCRLRKRRRQ; from the coding sequence GTGGCCACGCCATCCAAGAACCGCAAGCGCACCAAGCGCACCCTGGTGGAGGGCAAGGCGTTCATTCACGCCTCGTACAACAACACCATCATCACCATCACCGACCCCGACGGCAACACCGTCACCTGGTCCTCGTCGGGCAGCATCGGCTACAAGGGCTCCAAGAAGGGCACGCCCTACGCCGCGCAGCTCGCTGCGGCGGACGCGACCCGCAAAGCCCAGAACATGGGGCTCTCCACGCTCGACATCGTGATCCGCGGCACCGGTTCGGGCCGCGAACAGGCGATCCGCTCGATCCAAGCGACCGGCGTGAACGTCCGCACGATCATCGACGACACCCCCACCCCCCACAACGGCTGCCGCCTGCGCAAGCGGCGCCGGCAGTAA
- the rplO gene encoding 50S ribosomal protein L15, with amino-acid sequence MKLNDIGPATGSKRRRRRVGRGLGSGRGKTAGRGQKGQKSRSGFSQGAGWEGGRSRLVMRLPKRGFNRAKEPVQIVNVRDLDRFDDGATVDVDALVGAGLVKRTDRPVKLLGDGDLSTKLTIDLDAVSRGAAAAVTAAGGNVKGAAAEESA; translated from the coding sequence GTGAAACTCAACGACATCGGCCCGGCCACGGGCTCCAAACGCCGCCGCCGGCGCGTCGGTCGCGGTCTCGGCAGCGGTCGCGGCAAGACCGCCGGCCGCGGCCAGAAGGGCCAGAAGTCGCGCAGCGGCTTCAGCCAGGGCGCCGGCTGGGAGGGCGGTCGTTCGCGCCTGGTGATGCGGCTGCCCAAGCGCGGCTTCAACAGGGCGAAGGAACCGGTGCAGATCGTGAACGTCCGCGACCTCGACCGCTTCGACGACGGCGCCACCGTCGACGTCGACGCGCTCGTCGGCGCCGGCCTCGTCAAGCGTACCGACCGTCCCGTGAAACTGCTCGGGGACGGTGACCTCTCCACGAAACTCACGATCGACCTCGACGCGGTCAGTCGGGGGGCGGCCGCCGCCGTCACGGCGGCGGGCGGGAACGTGAAGGGCGCGGCGGCCGAGGAGTCGGCCTGA
- the secY gene encoding preprotein translocase subunit SecY: MLAAFRNAAAVPALRAKLLVMIGLLAVYRLLVFIPTPGIDIDRLREGSFGQGDVFTLLNFISGGNFEVFSIAALGVIPYITASIIVQLLQGTWPPLEKLAKEGEEGRRKITQYTRYGAVGLGAIQAVFLAIALLGPSGALKIGWANGPFFWFVVLVTQVAGISVVMWLGEKISEYGIGNGISLIIYAGIVAAFPGAITQQFALIGRGEGNLIGLIIFFALLILTLAGMVLIQQAERRIPVQYARKVVGRRVMGGQSTYIPLRLNAAGVIPIIFAVSIIILPQTLIGSFPDVVWLQAIGAWFNPAQWQGLITSTVLIVAFTYFYTQISFDPRRISENLREYGGFVPGVRPGQPTTDHLARITQRITLWGALFLGAVNALPQALAWATGAGQLSFVFSGIGLLIMVGVALDTLRQLESQLMMRHYEGFVSKGRIRGRGRRF, translated from the coding sequence ATGCTCGCGGCCTTCCGCAACGCCGCCGCCGTCCCGGCGCTGCGCGCGAAGCTGCTGGTGATGATCGGCCTGCTGGCCGTCTACCGGCTGCTGGTGTTCATCCCCACCCCGGGGATCGACATCGACCGGTTGCGGGAGGGAAGCTTCGGACAGGGCGACGTCTTCACCCTGCTCAACTTCATCTCCGGCGGCAACTTCGAGGTGTTCTCGATCGCCGCCCTCGGCGTGATCCCCTACATCACGGCCAGCATCATCGTGCAGCTCCTGCAGGGCACCTGGCCGCCGCTCGAGAAGCTCGCCAAGGAGGGCGAGGAGGGCCGGCGCAAGATCACCCAGTACACCCGCTACGGCGCGGTGGGGCTCGGGGCGATCCAAGCGGTGTTCCTCGCCATCGCCCTCCTCGGGCCGTCCGGCGCGCTGAAGATCGGCTGGGCCAACGGGCCGTTCTTCTGGTTCGTGGTGCTCGTGACGCAGGTCGCCGGCATCAGCGTCGTGATGTGGCTCGGCGAGAAGATCAGCGAGTACGGTATCGGCAACGGCATCTCCCTGATCATCTACGCCGGCATCGTCGCGGCGTTCCCCGGCGCCATCACCCAACAGTTCGCCCTCATCGGGCGGGGCGAAGGCAACCTCATCGGCTTGATCATCTTCTTCGCGTTGTTGATCCTCACGCTCGCGGGGATGGTGCTCATCCAACAGGCGGAACGCAGGATTCCGGTGCAGTACGCCCGCAAGGTCGTCGGGCGCCGCGTCATGGGCGGGCAATCGACGTACATCCCGTTGCGCCTCAACGCCGCCGGCGTCATCCCGATCATCTTCGCGGTCAGCATCATCATCCTGCCCCAGACCCTGATCGGCAGCTTCCCGGACGTCGTGTGGTTGCAGGCGATCGGCGCCTGGTTCAACCCCGCGCAGTGGCAGGGCCTCATCACCAGCACCGTGCTGATCGTCGCGTTCACGTACTTCTACACGCAGATCAGTTTCGACCCGCGGCGCATCAGCGAGAACCTCCGCGAGTACGGCGGCTTCGTGCCCGGCGTCCGTCCCGGCCAACCGACGACCGACCACCTGGCCCGCATCACGCAACGCATCACGCTGTGGGGCGCGCTGTTCCTCGGGGCGGTCAACGCCCTGCCGCAGGCGCTCGCCTGGGCGACCGGCGCCGGCCAGCTCAGCTTCGTGTTCAGCGGCATCGGCCTGCTCATCATGGTCGGCGTCGCGCTCGACACGCTGCGGCAGCTCGAGAGCCAACTGATGATGCGGCACTACGAAGGGTTCGTCTCGAAGGGACGGATTCGCGGTCGCGGACGGCGGTTCTGA
- the infA gene encoding translation initiation factor IF-1, translated as MVRTEGVVLEARPNTTFLVQLDAGPEILAHVGGKMRRHYIRILPGDRVVVEISTYDPEKGRIVYRK; from the coding sequence ATGGTGCGCACCGAAGGGGTCGTCCTGGAGGCGCGCCCCAACACCACCTTCCTCGTGCAGCTCGACGCGGGCCCCGAGATCCTCGCGCACGTCGGCGGCAAGATGCGCCGCCACTACATCCGCATCCTCCCCGGCGACCGCGTCGTCGTCGAAATCAGCACCTACGACCCCGAAAAGGGTCGCATCGTCTACAGGAAGTAA
- the rpsM gene encoding 30S ribosomal protein S13 — translation MARISGVDLPREKRVEYALPYVYGIGPTRARAILEQSGVDPSIRVKDLAESDVQKIREVVDGQYKVEGDLRREVQLNVKRLMDIGCYRGLRHRRGLPVRGQSTKTNARTRKGPRRTVAGKKKAPRK, via the coding sequence ATGGCACGCATTTCCGGAGTCGACCTTCCGCGGGAGAAGCGCGTCGAGTACGCCTTGCCCTACGTCTACGGCATCGGGCCGACGCGCGCCCGCGCCATCCTCGAGCAGTCCGGCGTCGATCCCTCGATCCGCGTCAAGGACCTCGCCGAATCCGACGTCCAGAAGATTCGCGAGGTCGTCGACGGCCAGTACAAGGTCGAGGGCGACCTGCGCCGCGAGGTGCAGCTCAACGTCAAGCGCCTCATGGACATCGGCTGCTACCGCGGCCTCCGTCACCGTCGCGGCCTGCCCGTGCGCGGGCAATCCACCAAGACCAACGCCCGGACCCGCAAGGGGCCGCGCCGCACCGTCGCCGGCAAGAAGAAGGCGCCGAGGAAGTAG